In Labrus mixtus chromosome 9, fLabMix1.1, whole genome shotgun sequence, the DNA window ATCGGTACAATTGCAGTCCCCAGGGGATCCTGGCTCTCCTTTCCCACCCACAGATCCAGGGACTCCTGGGACCCCAACCTCACCCATGTCCCCTTTTGGACCCTCAGACCCTGTCAGTCCAGGACGGCCAGGCAGTCCTCTGGGTCCTGAAGGGCCAGGTAGACCAGATGGTCCTGGAGGGACATGGCTGGAGTCACAGGACTCTGGACAGACCCCATCGTCTCCTTTTGGACCCTGTACCCCTGAGCGGCCCTCCAGACCTGGTTCACCTTTGTCACCTGCAGGACCACAGAAACAAGATCAGATCAGacacctatactgcagccagtcagcagggggaggtCCGATCTACGTCTACGATCTGGACCAGGACGGTCCCTTAAGACCGGGTCCAGTCTCGTCTCTGATGCTCACCTTTGAACCCTCGGCCTCCTTTGGCGCCGGTGAATCCCTGCGTTCCTTGCTCGCCCTTCTCGccttcctctcctttctgtCCTGAAGgtcgaacacaaacacatcatcaccagttcacaaacaggaagtagcagCAAAGGATGATGGGTAATGTAGTACCTTTGATCCCTGCTCTGCCTACGAAACCTGGAGGACCTCTGAACCCCGtcatccctctcctcccagGACTTCCTGGACGTCCTGTGACGAACACGTAGCACGGTTACTGatgattttttatatttcactcagacagcgccctctgctcctcctcttacCTGGCACGCCGCGCTCTCCGGGCTCTCCTTTAGGCCCCGGCTGGCTCCTGCACTGCGTGCACTGACAGTACCAGGGGAGCTGGTCTGGGGGGACCGGGACCTGTAGCAGGACCTGACAGTACTCTTCCAGGTCCAGGTCTCCAGGACCCGTCATGTTCTCTCCTTCAGGGAAAAACATACGCCCGGGACCGTGCATGGGCGGGCCAGGAGGTGTGGGCGGAGCCTGGAGGGGGGACTCCGGCATAGCCATGACAACGGAGAAGAGCCCGAACAACAGGAAGTTAAAGATGGTCAtttctagagagagagagagagagagacagacagacagacagacaagagagagagagagacacagagagagacagacaggagagagagacagagagacagacagacaagagagagagagagacacagagagagacagacaggagagagacagagagtgagagagagagagagagacagagagaggagagacagagagagagagacagacaggagagagacagagagagagagacagaggagagagagagacagagagagagagagagagagagagagagagagacagagagagagaggagagacagagagagagacagagagagagagaaagagagacagagagagagagacagagagagagaggagagacagagagacagagagagagaggagagacagagagagagagacagagagagagaggagagacagagagacagagagagagaggagagacagagagacagagagagagagacagagagagagaggcagagagagagaggagagagaggagagagagacacacagagagagagagagagagagacagacagacagacagacaagagagagagagagacacagagagagagagacaggagagagacagagagtgagagagagagagagacagagagagagaggagagacagagagagagagacagacaggagagagacagagagagagagacagacaggagagagacagagagagagagacagagagagagacagagagacagagagagagagaaagagagagaggggagagacagagagacagagagagagaggagagacagagagacagagagacagagagagagacagagagagagaggagagagaggagagagagagagagacagagagagagagacagagagagacagagagagagacagagagagacacacagagctgtaaacCTTTTTAAAGAAGACTCTCTGAATGATGTAAcatgacaggagagagagagataagatcTAAGTAAAGAGAAGTAAACTGCACGTTTGGTGAGTGAGGGGTTTGCAAttgatctactaagaaaatgtGCTGAATGACATCGGGTGCAAACCTCGTGGAGGCGCGACTATATGTATCAGTggaagaggcaaataaacgtTCAGTATTGTTAGGCCATGCAGGCTTAAGACaggcaaacaatggacttgAGCCTGCATCTCTGTGAGAAGCCTCAattgagttattcactgagacctaaaaggactcttaatcccagaatcccctgcaatACTAagggggggaccggaacctctctcttctcattggaggggacctgaggtagaccccccatgacacacattaaacacacacattaaacacacacattaaacacacattgaacacacattaaacacacacacattaaacacacattgaacacacattaaacacacattaaacacacacattaaacacacattaaacacacacacacacacacacacattaaacacacattaaacacacacattaaacacacattaaacacacacacacacacacacattaaacacacattaaacacacacattaaacacacacacacacacacacacacacacattaaacacacattaaacacacacattaaacacacacacattaaacacacattaaacacacattaaacacacacattaaacacacacacattaaacacacattaaacacacattaaacacacacacattaaacacacattaaacacacacattaaacacacacacattaaacacacattaaacacacacattaaacacacacattaaacacacacacattaaacacacattaaacacacattaaacacacacacattaaacacacattaaacacacattaaacacacacattaaacacacacacattaaacacacattaaacacacattaaacacacacattaaacacacacacattaaacacacacacacacacattaaacacacacacacacacacacacacattaaacacacattaaacacacattaaacacacacattaaacacacacacattaaacacacattaaacacacattaaacacacacattaaacacacacacattaaccacacacccacacacacatattaaacacacattaaaaacacacacattaaacacacacacatttgaccGCCGGCGAGGTCATGAGAGGTCCCTAGAGGTCACGAGAGGTCATGAGAGGTCACGAGAGGTCACGAGAGGTCACTAGAGGTCATGAGAGGTCACTAGAGGTCACTAGAGGTGGTGTGTTCCTCCATGTCACTCTAATGTTAGTAACATCCTGAAGTGTGTGAGGCAGAGTGAGCCGGGCTTCAGACCGTGTTCAACATTattagttttcttcttctgtggtgttatAGAATCTTTAAAGATGAACACTCACCGAATCGTGCGAAGTCTTTGAGTCACCTGACGACTGGTCTCACCTGAGGACTGGTCTCACCTGAGGACTTGTCTACCTGAGGACTGGTCTCACCTGAGGACTTGTCTACCTGAGGACTGGTCTACCTGAGGACTGGTCTACCTGAGGACTGGTCTACCTGAGGACTGGTCTCACCTGAGGACTGACAGCTGTTAATATAACACCCTGaccctgagagagaaagagagagaggggagagacagagagacagagagagagaggagagacagagagacagagagacagagagagagacagagagagagaggagagagaggagagagagagagagacagagagagagagacagagagagacagagagagagacagagagagacagagagagagacagagagagacacacagagctgtaaacCTTTTTAAAGAAGACTCTCTGAATGATGTAAcatgacaggagagagagagataagatcTAAGTAAAGAGAAGTAAACTGCACGTTTGGTGAGTGAGGGGTTTGCAAttgatctactaagaaaatgtGCTGAATGACATCGGGTGCAAACCTCGTGGAGGCGCGACTATATGTATCAGTggaagaggcaaataaacgtTCAGTATTGTTAGGCCATGCAGGCTTAAGACaggcaaacaatggacttgAGCCTGCATCTCTGTGAGAAGCCTCAattgagttattcactgagacctaaaaggactcttaatcccagaatcccctgcaatACTAagggggggaccggaacctctctcttctcattggaggggacctgaggtagaccccccatgacacacattaaacacacacattaaacacacacattaaacacacattgaacacacattaaacacacacacattaaacacacattgaacacacattaaacacacattaaacacacacattaaacacacattaaacacacacacacacacacacacattaaacacacattaaacacacacattaaacacacattaaacacacacacacacacacacacacattaaacacacattaaacacacacattaaacacacattaaacacacacacacacacacacacacacacattaaacacacattaaacacacacattaaacacacacacattaaacacacattaaacacacattaaacacacacattaaacacacacacattaaacacacattaaacacacattaaacacacacacattaaacacacattaaacacacacattaaacacacacacattaaacacacattaaacacacacattaaacacacacattaaacacacacacattaaacacacattaaacacacattaaacacacacacattaaacacacattaaacacacattaaacacacacattaaacacacacacattaaacacacattaaacacacattaaacacacacattaaacacacacacattaaacacacacacacacacattaaacacacacacacacacacacacacattaaacacacattaaacacacattaaacacacacattaaacacacacacattaaacacacattaaacacacattaaacacacattaaacacacacacattaaacacacattaaacacacattaaacacacacattaaacacacacacattaaccacacacccacacacacatattaaacacacattaaaaacacacacattaaacacacacacatttgaccGCCGGCGAGGTCATGAGAGGTCCCTAGAGGTCACGAGAGGTCATGAGAGGTCACGAGAGGTCACGAGAGGTCACTAGAGGTCATGAGAGGTCACTAGAGGTCACTAGAGGTGGTGTGTTCCTCCATGTCACTCTAATGTTAGTAACATCCTGAAGTGTGTGAGGCAGAGTGAGCCGGGCTTCAGACCGTGTTCAACATTattagttttcttcttctgtggtgttatAGAATCTTTAAAGATGAACACTCACCGAATCGTGCGAAGTCTTTGAGTCACCTGACGACTGGTCTCACCTGAGGACTGGTCTCACCTGAGGACTTGTCTACCTGAGGACTGGTCTCACCTGAGGACTTGTCTACCTGAGGACTGGTCTACCTGAGGACTGGTCTACCTGAGGACTGGTCTCACCTGAGGACTGACAGCTGTTAATATAACACCCTGACCCCGCCcacctgctcccccccccccctacacacacacaggtgtaaatgtgtgaatCTTTGTTTGAAAGTAGgcctgtattttgttttgtctttaatgCATGGAGTGACCtgattacacacacaggtatcacatcacacacacacacacacacacaggtgtcacatcacacacacacacacacacacaggtgtcacatcactcacacacacacacacacacacacacacacacacacacacacacacaggtatcacatcacacacacacacacacacacacacacacacacacacacacacacaggtgtcacatcacacacacacacacacacacacacacaggtgtcacatcacacacacacacacacacacacacacacacacacacacacacacaggtgtcacatcacacacacacacaggtgtcacatcacacacacacacacacacacacacacagctgatatTGATCAGTGATCAGAATTAAACCATGCACTCAATTTACACCTCAGGTGTTCTGATCGATGACAGGTAGAGAGCCTTCAGGCGTTCTGATACAGGTAGAGAGCCTTCATGTGTTCTGATTGATGACAGGTAGCGAGCCTTCAGGTGTTCTGATACAGGTAGAGAGCCCTCAGGTGTTCTGATACAGGTAGAGAGCCTTCAGGTGTTCTGATACAGGTAGAGAGCCCTCAGGTGTTCTGATCGATGACAGGTAGAGAGCCCTCAGGTGTTCTGATACAGGTAGAGAGCCCTCAGGTGTTCTGATTGATGACAGGTAGAGAGCCCTCAGGTGTTCTGATACAGGTAGAGAGCCTTCAGGTGTTCTGATACAGGTTGAGAGCTCTCTGGTGTTCTGATACAGGTAGAGAGCCTTCAGGTGTTCTGATTGATGACAGGTAGAGAGCCTTCAGGTGTTCTGATTGATGACAGGTAGAGAGCCCTCTGGTGTTCTGATACAGGTAGAGAGCCTTCAGGTGTTCTGATTGATGACAGGTAGAGAGCCCTCAGGTGTTCTGATCGATGACAGGTAGAGAGCCTTCAGGTGTTCTGATACAGGTAGAGAGCCTTCAGGTGTTCTGATTGATGACAGGTAGAGAGCCTTCAGGTGTTCTGATTGATGACAGGTAGAGAGCCCTCAGGTGTTCTGATACAGGTAGAGAGCCCTCAGGTGTTCTGATACAGGTAGAGAGCCTTCAGGTGTTCTGATACAGGTAGAGAGCCCTCAGGTGTTCTGATCGATGACAGGTAGAGAGCCCTCAGGTGTTCTGATACAGGTAGAGAGCCCTCAGGTGTTCTGATTGATGACAGGTAGAGAGCCCTCAGGTGTTCTGATACAGGTAGAGAGCCTTCAGGTGTTCTGATACAGGTTGAGAGCTCTCTGGTGTTCTGATACAGGTAGAGAGCCTTCAGGTGTTCTGATTGATGACAGGTAGAGAGCCCTCAGGTGTTCTGATACAGGTAGAGAGCCTTCAGGTGTTCTGATTGATGACAGGTAGAGAGCCTTCAGGTGTTCTGATTGATGACAGGTAGAGAGCCCTCAGGTGTTCTGATCGATGACAGGTAGAGAGCCCTCAGGTGTTCTGATACAGGTAGAGAGCCTTCAGGTGTTCTGATTGATGACAGGTAGAGAGCCCTCAGGTGTTCTGATACAGGTAGAGAGCCTTCAGGTGTTCTGATTGATGACAGGTAGAGAGCCTTCAGGTGTTCTGATTGATGACAGGTAGAGAGCCTTCAGGTGTTCTGATTGATGACAGGTA includes these proteins:
- the LOC132980991 gene encoding complement C1q tumor necrosis factor-related protein 7-like, with translation MTIFNFLLFGLFSVVMAMPESPLQAPPTPPGPPMHGPGRMFFPEGENMTGPGDLDLEEYCQVLLQVPVPPDQLPWYCQCTQCRSQPGPKGEPGERGVPGRPGSPGRRGMTGFRGPPGFVGRAGIKGQKGEEGEKGEQGTQGFTGAKGGRGFKGDKGEPGLEGRSGVQGPKGDDGVCPESCDSSHVPPGPSGLPGPSGPRGLPGRPGLTGSEGPKGDMGEVGVPGVPGSVGGKGEPGSPGDCNCTDGGDGAPGPKGGKGDMGNQGQVGVSGPQGPQGDMGPMGMMGPPGPCMSPIQSAFSAGLETSYPPPNAPVVFSKVLYNLQGGYDPVSGLYTAPINGTYMFSFHLTVHERVLKVGLFHNFRPIVITTDPKVLGTTSHSVVLHLARGDQVWVQVKNSVTNGMYAGAESSSTFSGFLLHPESCDLASLRSPVPFGSPPEGEYSWVSMTGSMTEGGSK